One window from the genome of Vidua chalybeata isolate OUT-0048 chromosome 3, bVidCha1 merged haplotype, whole genome shotgun sequence encodes:
- the SOD2 gene encoding superoxide dismutase [Mn], mitochondrial isoform X2 — MQLHHSKHHATYVNNLNVVEEKYKEALAKGDVTTQVSLQPALKFNGGGHINHTIFWTNLSPNGGGEPKGELMEAIKRDFGSFANFKEKLTAVSVGVQGSGWGWLGYNKEQGRLQIAACANQDPLQGTTGLIPLLGIDVWEHAYYLQYKNVRPDYLKAIWNVINWENVSSRYATCKK, encoded by the exons ATGCAGCTGCACCACAGCAAGCATCATGCCACCTACGTGAACAACCTGAACGTTGTCGAGGAGAAGTACAAAGAGGCACTGGCAAAAG GTGATGTTACAACTCAGGTGTCACTTCAACCTGCACTGAAGTTCAATGGTGGGGGTCATATCAATCACACCATCTTCTGGACAAACCTTTCTCCTAATGGAGGAGGGGAACCTAAAG gaGAATTGATGGAAGCCATCAAGCGTGACTTTGGTTCCTTTGCAAACTTCAAGGAGAAGCTGACAGCTGTATCAGTTGGTGTTCAAGGATCAGGCTGGGGGTGGCTTGGCTATAACAAGGAGCAGGGGCGCCTACAGATAGCAGCTTGTGCAAATCAAGACCCTTTGCAAGGAACAACAG GTCTCATTCCTTTGTTAGGCATTGACGTATGGGAACATGCTTATTATCTTCAATATAAAAATGTTCGACCTGATTATTTGAAAGCCATCTGGAATGTGATCAACTGGGAGAATGTATCTTCAAGATATGCAACTTGCAAAAAGTAG
- the SOD2 gene encoding superoxide dismutase [Mn], mitochondrial isoform X1: MLCRFAAASRSSAKLVAPLGCLVSRQKHTLPDLPYDYGALEPHINAEIMQLHHSKHHATYVNNLNVVEEKYKEALAKGDVTTQVSLQPALKFNGGGHINHTIFWTNLSPNGGGEPKGELMEAIKRDFGSFANFKEKLTAVSVGVQGSGWGWLGYNKEQGRLQIAACANQDPLQGTTGLIPLLGIDVWEHAYYLQYKNVRPDYLKAIWNVINWENVSSRYATCKK; this comes from the exons aagCAGTGCCAAGTTGGTAGCACCCTTGGGGTGCTTGGTTTCTAGGCAAAAGCACACTCTTCCTGATTTGCCATATGACTATGGTGCTCTGGAACCTCATATTAATGCAGAGATCATGCAGCTGCACCACAGCAAGCATCATGCCACCTACGTGAACAACCTGAACGTTGTCGAGGAGAAGTACAAAGAGGCACTGGCAAAAG GTGATGTTACAACTCAGGTGTCACTTCAACCTGCACTGAAGTTCAATGGTGGGGGTCATATCAATCACACCATCTTCTGGACAAACCTTTCTCCTAATGGAGGAGGGGAACCTAAAG gaGAATTGATGGAAGCCATCAAGCGTGACTTTGGTTCCTTTGCAAACTTCAAGGAGAAGCTGACAGCTGTATCAGTTGGTGTTCAAGGATCAGGCTGGGGGTGGCTTGGCTATAACAAGGAGCAGGGGCGCCTACAGATAGCAGCTTGTGCAAATCAAGACCCTTTGCAAGGAACAACAG GTCTCATTCCTTTGTTAGGCATTGACGTATGGGAACATGCTTATTATCTTCAATATAAAAATGTTCGACCTGATTATTTGAAAGCCATCTGGAATGTGATCAACTGGGAGAATGTATCTTCAAGATATGCAACTTGCAAAAAGTAG